The following proteins are co-located in the Sporolactobacillus pectinivorans genome:
- the qoxC gene encoding cytochrome aa3 quinol oxidase subunit III, whose amino-acid sequence MAESPLSLDAKSRKNMPLEYTTEEGDLRIVGFWLFLAAELVLFGTLFGSYLVLKSHTGGGPTAKDLFEVGPVMAETLVLLVSSFTCGLSTLELRRHNTKGLIFWLTVTIILGLVFVGLEANEFYTYAAHRGATLQTSAFLSGFFVLLGTHGCHVSLGIIWIAGILIQLARRGITPVTARKAFIVGLYWHFLDVVWIFIFTAVYLTGWVM is encoded by the coding sequence ATGGCGGAATCACCGCTGAGTTTAGATGCAAAAAGCAGAAAAAATATGCCCTTGGAATATACAACCGAAGAAGGAGACCTCCGCATTGTCGGATTCTGGCTGTTCCTTGCAGCTGAGCTCGTGCTTTTCGGCACACTGTTCGGATCGTACCTTGTTTTGAAGAGCCATACTGGAGGAGGGCCGACTGCCAAAGATCTGTTTGAAGTCGGTCCTGTTATGGCGGAAACACTCGTTCTGCTGGTCAGCAGTTTTACGTGCGGACTCAGTACACTGGAACTTCGGCGTCATAACACTAAGGGGCTGATCTTCTGGCTGACTGTAACCATTATTCTCGGGCTTGTCTTTGTCGGGCTTGAAGCTAATGAATTTTATACGTATGCAGCCCACAGAGGCGCCACACTTCAGACGAGCGCGTTTCTCTCAGGATTTTTTGTCCTGTTGGGCACGCACGGTTGCCACGTATCATTGGGTATTATCTGGATCGCCGGTATATTGATTCAATTAGCCAGACGCGGCATTACGCCGGTAACGGCACGGAAAGCCTTTATCGTTGGGCTGTACTGGCATTTTCTTGATGTGGTCTGGATCTTCATCTTTACCGCAGTATATTTGACAGGGTGGGTGATGTAA
- the qoxD gene encoding cytochrome aa3 quinol oxidase subunit IV, which translates to MHENENQIGEQEHAGFPWKQVIGLLLSLALTFLALWIAVGHLLPVQPTIAIIVALAIFQAFIQLFMFMHVTEGTEPIHQILGIVFGIYVAFAVVGGTLWILAYQL; encoded by the coding sequence ATGCATGAAAATGAAAATCAAATTGGTGAACAGGAACACGCGGGTTTCCCATGGAAACAGGTCATCGGACTGCTGCTCTCCCTTGCATTGACTTTTCTGGCTCTGTGGATTGCAGTCGGCCACCTTTTGCCCGTACAGCCAACGATTGCGATCATTGTCGCTCTTGCCATTTTTCAGGCGTTCATTCAGCTGTTCATGTTTATGCACGTGACCGAAGGGACGGAGCCAATTCATCAGATTCTGGGTATCGTTTTCGGCATTTACGTCGCTTTTGCGGTTGTCGGTGGGACGCTGTGGATTCTGGCTTATCAGCTGTAA
- a CDS encoding putative polysaccharide biosynthesis protein, with product MTVSKMIRGTMILTIAAFVSRILGILFVFPYHALTGDDGVNLYQYAYTPYAIMLTISTMGLPLAVSKFVSKYNAMGDYQAGKRLFKSGIVIMTVTGLIGFLIMFLGAPALTSLYGFSTSFYPQVVLMIRVVSIAILVVPVMSLIRGYFQGFQSMGPSAVSQVAEQIFRVAFILIGSFLTIKVFNGTVLTAAAIATFAAFVGSVAGLYVMLHYWVVRRPYLQKIQQNTVDRRYKMPYRTMYKELVTYAFPFVAVGLAMELYQLTDQLMAYHYFEYSQKIIKVINADLTMNDQKMVLIPVVLAISLASSAIPAIITSYSKGDIDDVHHKITQAFELVLFLTIPASIGLSSLGYMIHSFFTLKPAELQIGGQILTWYAPSAVLFALFQVTASILQGINHQKVTLISLGAGIVVKILLNPTFMRTFGIIGPILATDIGYVLCILINIIAIKKATGYRFSLLGKQLMHIIVYTAVMVLIINIIFYLSGGRVPHSRSSAVIVIVICVLAGASAYFGLAKWTGLLKKMTDRFRT from the coding sequence ATGACTGTATCAAAAATGATCAGAGGAACAATGATCCTGACCATTGCTGCCTTTGTATCAAGAATTTTGGGTATTTTATTTGTGTTTCCATACCACGCATTAACGGGTGACGACGGGGTAAACCTGTATCAGTATGCCTATACTCCCTATGCGATCATGCTTACCATTTCGACGATGGGACTTCCACTTGCTGTATCTAAATTTGTATCTAAATACAATGCGATGGGGGATTATCAGGCCGGGAAGCGCCTGTTCAAATCAGGCATTGTAATTATGACTGTGACTGGGCTTATCGGCTTTCTAATAATGTTTTTGGGCGCACCGGCGCTCACTTCTCTATATGGATTTAGCACTAGTTTTTATCCGCAGGTTGTGCTTATGATACGTGTCGTCAGTATCGCTATCCTTGTTGTTCCAGTGATGAGTTTGATACGCGGTTATTTTCAGGGTTTTCAGTCGATGGGACCGTCGGCCGTTTCACAAGTCGCAGAGCAGATTTTCAGAGTTGCTTTTATTTTAATTGGCTCGTTCCTGACCATCAAAGTCTTTAACGGCACCGTTCTGACGGCAGCGGCAATTGCCACTTTTGCCGCTTTTGTCGGTTCAGTTGCCGGCCTGTACGTCATGCTGCATTACTGGGTTGTCAGGCGCCCTTATCTGCAGAAAATACAGCAAAATACAGTGGACAGACGTTACAAAATGCCTTATAGGACGATGTACAAGGAACTCGTTACTTATGCTTTTCCCTTTGTAGCAGTTGGCCTTGCGATGGAGTTGTATCAGCTGACCGATCAGCTGATGGCCTACCATTACTTTGAATACAGCCAAAAAATAATAAAAGTAATTAACGCAGACTTAACCATGAATGATCAGAAGATGGTTTTGATACCTGTGGTTCTAGCCATATCTCTTGCGTCCAGTGCTATACCCGCAATCATTACTTCTTATTCAAAAGGAGACATTGACGATGTTCATCATAAAATTACCCAGGCGTTTGAGCTCGTATTATTTTTAACCATTCCTGCCTCAATCGGACTTTCTTCTCTGGGATATATGATCCATAGTTTTTTCACTCTGAAGCCAGCGGAATTACAAATTGGAGGACAGATCCTCACTTGGTATGCGCCCTCCGCCGTCCTATTTGCACTCTTTCAGGTTACTGCTTCTATCCTTCAAGGTATCAATCATCAAAAGGTGACTCTAATCAGCCTGGGTGCCGGGATTGTTGTAAAAATACTGCTTAATCCGACTTTCATGAGGACTTTCGGCATCATCGGCCCTATTTTGGCAACAGATATTGGCTACGTTCTGTGCATTCTCATTAACATTATTGCAATAAAAAAAGCAACCGGTTACCGGTTTTCACTCCTCGGAAAACAGCTGATGCATATTATCGTGTATACTGCAGTCATGGTGCTCATTATAAACATCATCTTCTACTTGTCCGGGGGCCGCGTTCCCCATAGCAGAAGTTCCGCCGTTATTGTGATCGTCATTTGTGTCCTTGCCGGAGCATCTGCCTACTTTGGTTTGGCAAAATGGACCGGTCTATTAAAAAAAATGACCGATCGTTTTCGAACTTAA
- the pfkB gene encoding 1-phosphofructokinase — protein sequence MIYTCTLNPAIDYFLQVDHFKAGELNHVKADRKMPGGKGINVSRVLKHLGLTSKCLGFIGGFTGEFITGKLAEEGIEADFVPVDGDTRINVKLKSDTETEINGVAPQITDAQLDALFAKLAKLTDKDILVLSGSVPATLPVTIYKDMIEKVSGSGVKVIADTSGEAFKKVVTAKPFLVKPNHHELGEYFGVTVESFDDVKKYGKKLVDGGIEHVIVSMGGKGAIYIDKDEYLFAPPAKGELKNSVGAGDSLVGGFLSEYAVNGNFRQAFRKGAASGSATAFSVDLCTKEKVEEVLPQITVTNI from the coding sequence ATGATCTATACATGCACATTGAATCCGGCCATTGACTATTTTCTGCAGGTTGATCATTTTAAGGCCGGTGAACTGAACCACGTCAAGGCAGACAGGAAAATGCCGGGTGGAAAAGGAATCAACGTTTCAAGAGTTTTGAAACATCTCGGACTGACTTCAAAATGCTTGGGCTTTATCGGCGGTTTTACAGGTGAATTTATTACGGGCAAACTGGCTGAAGAAGGCATTGAAGCGGACTTCGTTCCGGTGGACGGCGATACACGCATCAACGTCAAGCTGAAAAGTGACACGGAAACGGAAATTAACGGTGTGGCTCCGCAAATTACCGATGCACAGCTCGATGCTCTGTTCGCGAAGCTGGCAAAGCTGACGGACAAAGACATTCTTGTCCTTTCCGGCAGTGTGCCGGCTACTCTGCCGGTCACCATTTATAAGGACATGATTGAAAAAGTAAGCGGCAGCGGAGTCAAGGTGATCGCGGATACAAGCGGTGAGGCTTTCAAAAAAGTTGTGACGGCAAAACCGTTCCTTGTGAAACCAAACCATCATGAACTGGGCGAATATTTCGGTGTGACAGTGGAATCTTTTGATGATGTGAAAAAATATGGAAAGAAACTTGTTGACGGCGGCATTGAACATGTCATCGTGTCCATGGGCGGAAAAGGCGCCATCTACATAGACAAAGATGAATACCTGTTTGCTCCGCCCGCAAAGGGTGAGTTGAAGAACTCGGTCGGTGCCGGGGATTCGCTGGTCGGCGGCTTTCTGTCAGAATATGCCGTCAACGGCAACTTCCGCCAGGCTTTCCGCAAGGGCGCAGCCTCCGGAAGCGCAACAGCTTTCTCGGTCGATCTGTGCACGAAGGAGAAAGTGGAAGAAGTGCTTCCTCAGATCACAGTAACGAATATCTGA
- a CDS encoding PTS fructose transporter subunit IIABC: MKVTDLLTAATVNLDLKSTTKREVLDELAQTLERAGKLNDLAAYRTAIDKRESESTTGIGDGVAIPHSKTVAVKEAAIAFGRSKEGVDFQSLDGKPAHLFFMIAAEEGANATHLEALSTLSTFLIKPDFREKLMTATTPEEIVGLFDEQEAVSKNVAAEETPADKEKGYEILAVTGCPTGIAHTYMAADALKQKAKEMGVSIKVQTNGSTGIKNRLQPDEIEKAKGIIVAASIKIDVEPFRGKPLVQAPVTDGIRKPEELIREVLDGKAPVYAGDGSETHTAAQSEGKKLDIYKNLMNGVTYMLPFVVGGGILIAISYMIASFMKIELKPVTAVSGVHNFATLLSFIGQGNAMYLMIPILAGFIAMSIADRPGLAPGMVGGLMALTSNAGFLGGLIAGFLAGYTVQLIKWLFRKWPQSLDGLKPVLIFPLLGIFVTGILMFLINQPISLFVEAMTHWLGSLGTSNLVLIGLILGGMMGIDLGGPFNKIAFTFGIAMISAGNFYPQAAVMAGGMVPPLGMALATTLFAHKFDRAQRDAGKVAYVLGAAFISEGAIPFGAADPIRVIVSTTIGSAIAGGLALLFHIGLRPPHGGIFVIPLVNGNPLLYALAIVIGSLITALTYGIWKKPLAEKQPAEG, from the coding sequence ATGAAAGTCACTGACTTGTTAACAGCAGCGACTGTTAATCTGGACTTGAAGAGCACGACGAAAAGAGAGGTGCTTGATGAACTGGCGCAGACGCTGGAACGTGCGGGCAAACTAAATGACCTGGCAGCTTACCGCACGGCTATTGACAAACGTGAAAGCGAGAGCACAACAGGTATTGGAGACGGAGTCGCAATACCCCACTCGAAAACTGTCGCAGTAAAGGAAGCGGCTATCGCATTCGGGCGGTCCAAAGAAGGTGTGGATTTTCAGTCGCTGGACGGGAAACCGGCACACCTGTTTTTCATGATTGCGGCTGAGGAAGGCGCTAACGCGACTCATCTTGAGGCACTGTCGACGCTTTCCACTTTCCTGATCAAACCGGACTTCCGGGAAAAGCTGATGACTGCTACTACACCTGAAGAAATTGTTGGCCTTTTTGATGAGCAGGAAGCGGTCAGTAAAAATGTTGCTGCAGAAGAAACGCCTGCAGATAAAGAAAAAGGCTACGAGATCCTGGCTGTGACCGGCTGCCCGACAGGGATAGCCCATACGTATATGGCAGCCGACGCTCTGAAGCAAAAAGCTAAAGAAATGGGCGTCTCAATCAAGGTGCAGACGAACGGATCAACGGGGATCAAGAACAGGCTGCAGCCTGATGAAATTGAAAAAGCCAAGGGCATCATCGTTGCTGCCAGTATCAAGATCGATGTTGAGCCCTTCAGAGGGAAACCTCTGGTTCAGGCGCCTGTCACCGATGGTATTCGCAAGCCGGAGGAACTGATCCGCGAAGTGCTGGACGGCAAGGCACCGGTCTATGCCGGGGATGGCAGTGAGACGCATACCGCAGCGCAGTCCGAGGGAAAAAAGCTCGACATTTATAAAAACCTGATGAATGGTGTCACTTACATGCTGCCATTTGTTGTCGGCGGCGGGATTTTGATCGCCATCTCTTATATGATTGCTTCTTTTATGAAAATTGAACTGAAACCGGTCACTGCAGTGAGCGGCGTGCATAATTTTGCAACTTTATTGAGTTTCATCGGTCAGGGCAATGCGATGTATCTGATGATTCCGATTTTGGCCGGCTTTATCGCGATGAGCATTGCGGATCGTCCGGGGCTTGCTCCCGGGATGGTCGGCGGCCTGATGGCTCTGACAAGCAACGCCGGTTTCCTCGGCGGTCTGATTGCCGGTTTCCTTGCCGGCTATACTGTACAGCTGATCAAATGGCTGTTTAGAAAATGGCCGCAGTCTCTGGATGGATTAAAGCCAGTGCTGATTTTTCCCCTGCTCGGCATTTTTGTGACAGGCATACTGATGTTTTTAATCAATCAGCCGATCAGTCTGTTTGTTGAAGCGATGACCCACTGGCTCGGCAGCCTTGGCACCAGCAATCTTGTGCTGATCGGACTGATTCTGGGCGGCATGATGGGCATCGATCTGGGCGGCCCTTTTAATAAAATTGCCTTTACGTTCGGCATTGCGATGATCAGCGCCGGAAATTTTTACCCGCAGGCGGCCGTTATGGCCGGTGGCATGGTTCCTCCTCTTGGCATGGCTCTGGCAACGACACTGTTTGCTCATAAATTTGACCGTGCTCAGCGAGATGCCGGTAAAGTGGCTTACGTTCTCGGAGCGGCCTTTATCTCCGAGGGCGCGATTCCGTTTGGAGCCGCCGATCCGATCCGTGTCATTGTTTCGACAACGATTGGATCGGCGATTGCCGGCGGTCTGGCGCTACTGTTCCATATTGGCCTGCGTCCTCCGCATGGCGGCATTTTTGTTATTCCGCTCGTGAACGGCAATCCGCTCCTTTATGCGCTGGCCATCGTTATCGGTTCGCTGATAACCGCATTGACCTATGGAATATGGAAAAAACCTCTGGCTGAGAAACAGCCTGCTGAAGGTTGA
- the ptsP gene encoding phosphoenolpyruvate--protein phosphotransferase, with translation MTEKIKGIAASAGIAIAKTFILKNPDLSFERKTVSDKEAEKAKLNDALEVSKKELTAIKETAERELGKDKAEVFAAHLMFLSDPEFVGAIGSKIDDEGISAESALQDVSTFFVQTFESMKDNAYMRERAADVRDVSKRLLAHLLGVSFTTPSSITEETVVIAEDLTPSDTAQLNRKYVKGFATDIGGRTSHSAIMSRSMEIPAVVGTKTVMASAKEGEIAIVDGLKGEVILNPTEAEIEEYKSKAAAFKEQQEEWKKLVHESTKTKDGAHVILGANIGNPGDVTGVVNNGGEAIGLYRTEFLYMGRDQLPTEDEQFDAYKEVLEKMDGKPVVIRTLDIGGDKKLKYLPLPHEMNPFLGFRAIRLCLERQDIFRTQLRALLRASVFGKLRIMFPMIATINELREAKKILFEEKDKLVAAGTEVSDEIQVGMMMEIPASAVLADRFAKEADFFSIGTNDLIQYTMAADRMNEHVSYLYQPVNPSILRLVSRVIDAAHKEGHWAGMCGEMAGDATAIPVLLALGLDEFSMSATSILPARSQLLRLSKEELSKHKEAFLNMDTAEEVLEYVKEKMN, from the coding sequence ATGACGGAAAAGATTAAAGGTATTGCTGCTTCGGCAGGTATTGCTATTGCCAAAACATTTATTCTGAAGAATCCTGATCTGTCTTTTGAAAGAAAAACAGTCAGTGATAAGGAAGCAGAGAAGGCAAAACTGAATGATGCACTGGAAGTTTCAAAAAAAGAACTGACGGCGATTAAAGAGACAGCAGAGAGGGAACTTGGAAAAGACAAGGCTGAAGTCTTCGCTGCTCATCTGATGTTTCTGAGCGATCCTGAATTTGTCGGCGCGATCGGCAGCAAGATTGACGATGAAGGAATCAGTGCAGAATCCGCGCTGCAGGATGTCTCGACATTCTTTGTCCAGACATTTGAAAGCATGAAAGATAACGCCTACATGAGAGAAAGGGCTGCCGACGTCCGCGATGTTTCCAAACGCCTGCTTGCCCATCTGCTCGGCGTTTCATTTACAACACCGTCAAGTATTACTGAAGAAACAGTTGTTATTGCCGAAGACCTGACGCCTTCCGATACGGCTCAGCTGAACCGGAAATATGTCAAAGGCTTTGCAACGGACATCGGCGGCCGTACCTCCCATTCGGCGATCATGTCCCGGTCGATGGAAATTCCGGCGGTCGTGGGTACAAAAACCGTAATGGCATCGGCTAAGGAAGGCGAGATTGCCATTGTCGACGGTCTGAAGGGCGAAGTCATCCTTAATCCGACAGAAGCTGAAATTGAAGAATACAAAAGCAAGGCTGCTGCATTCAAAGAACAGCAGGAAGAATGGAAAAAGCTCGTTCATGAATCCACAAAAACTAAAGATGGCGCGCATGTTATTCTCGGCGCTAATATCGGCAATCCGGGCGACGTAACCGGTGTTGTAAACAATGGCGGCGAAGCCATTGGCCTTTACCGGACTGAATTCTTGTATATGGGGCGTGATCAACTGCCGACGGAAGACGAGCAGTTCGATGCCTATAAGGAAGTTCTTGAAAAGATGGACGGCAAGCCGGTTGTTATCCGCACGCTGGACATCGGTGGCGACAAGAAGCTGAAATATTTGCCGCTTCCTCATGAAATGAATCCCTTCCTTGGATTCCGTGCCATCCGTCTTTGTCTGGAACGCCAGGATATTTTCCGCACTCAGCTGCGCGCGCTGCTGCGGGCCAGCGTATTTGGCAAACTGCGCATCATGTTCCCGATGATTGCGACGATCAACGAACTGCGTGAAGCTAAGAAGATTCTTTTTGAAGAAAAAGATAAACTAGTTGCTGCAGGCACCGAAGTATCCGATGAGATTCAGGTCGGCATGATGATGGAAATTCCTGCTTCTGCTGTGTTGGCAGACCGTTTCGCCAAGGAAGCCGACTTCTTCAGCATCGGCACGAACGACCTGATCCAGTATACAATGGCAGCGGACCGGATGAACGAGCACGTTTCTTATCTCTATCAGCCGGTTAACCCGTCGATCCTTCGTCTCGTCAGCCGTGTCATTGATGCAGCTCACAAGGAAGGACACTGGGCCGGCATGTGCGGTGAAATGGCTGGAGATGCGACAGCCATTCCTGTACTGCTCGCACTTGGGCTCGATGAATTCAGCATGAGCGCCACTTCAATCCTGCCGGCTAGAAGCCAGCTGCTCAGACTTTCCAAAGAGGAATTGTCCAAACACAAAGAAGCTTTCCTGAATATGGATACAGCTGAAGAAGTACTTGAATATGTTAAAGAAAAAATGAACTGA
- a CDS encoding penicillin-binding transpeptidase domain-containing protein, with product MKFRKYSVLTVLFLSALFLLAGCGGKQPTAQDRLKDYVKAWQKQDFSKMYSYLSQASQKTISKTDFVSRYQTIYSGIEAGNMSATVHAPNKNKPSSVPFKATLDTAAGPVAFSQTIRLTQQKSKNQENWYVNWQPSLILPGMKTGDKVRIDTIPAKRGEILDRNGNPLAMDGTAAQIDVVPGQLGTGAGRTKIINQLAKMLGVTGQQIEAAMKASWVKSDTLVPIKTISAANPGLVKQATQLPGVYKTTVASRVYPDGQASGHLTGYVGPITADLLKAHPNQGYTETSVIGKTGLEQLYEKQLRAQDGAVIHLLDASGNEIQTIAQKAPKNGQNIQLTIDKNVQDALYNQLKNDAGSGVAIDPKTGDILGLVSAPSYDPNAFALGMSSSDYNKLSSNPKQPLLNRFTEATAPGSTFKPVTAAIALSHQAINPNANVAISGTQWQQDKSWGNYYVTRVDHAPSVNLESALYRSDNIYFAQTALKIGGTTFANDSKKFGFGEALPIPYPMQPSTISNNGKLDSAMLLANSGYGQGQVTVNPLHLSLIYSAFVNNGSMIMPRLIKTNAAPTMWKKNVMSPETAQLLSNDLAQVVDNPAGTAYNARINGLPLAGKTGTAEFKQTQGTTGRENGWFVAYNTNNPQLLVTMMVENTQKLGGSDYVTPKVKTVFQQILHK from the coding sequence ATGAAGTTTCGAAAGTATTCCGTATTGACTGTCCTATTTTTATCTGCTCTGTTCCTGCTTGCCGGCTGCGGCGGCAAGCAGCCGACCGCGCAGGACAGGCTCAAAGACTACGTCAAAGCCTGGCAGAAGCAGGACTTTTCAAAAATGTACAGTTACCTGTCCCAGGCTTCGCAAAAAACGATCAGCAAGACCGACTTTGTTTCCCGCTATCAAACGATTTATAGCGGGATTGAGGCTGGAAATATGTCGGCAACGGTCCACGCTCCAAATAAAAACAAACCTTCATCTGTGCCATTCAAAGCGACGCTGGACACGGCTGCCGGCCCTGTCGCCTTCTCACAGACCATCCGGCTCACGCAGCAGAAATCCAAGAATCAGGAAAATTGGTATGTTAACTGGCAGCCTTCTCTGATTTTGCCGGGCATGAAAACCGGAGATAAAGTCCGGATCGATACGATCCCCGCAAAACGCGGCGAGATCCTTGACCGCAATGGCAACCCGCTGGCTATGGACGGAACTGCCGCGCAGATTGATGTGGTCCCCGGCCAGCTGGGCACGGGAGCCGGCCGGACAAAAATCATCAACCAGCTGGCAAAAATGCTGGGTGTGACCGGGCAGCAAATCGAAGCCGCCATGAAGGCTTCCTGGGTTAAGTCCGACACCCTCGTCCCGATCAAAACCATCAGTGCGGCCAATCCCGGACTGGTCAAGCAGGCCACCCAGCTGCCCGGTGTTTATAAAACAACTGTCGCCAGCAGGGTTTACCCGGACGGTCAGGCCAGCGGGCATCTAACGGGCTACGTCGGACCGATCACGGCAGATCTGCTTAAAGCCCACCCAAACCAAGGCTACACGGAGACTTCTGTCATTGGCAAAACCGGTCTGGAACAGCTCTATGAAAAACAGCTGCGTGCCCAGGACGGCGCGGTGATTCATCTGCTTGACGCTTCAGGAAACGAAATCCAAACGATTGCTCAAAAGGCACCGAAAAACGGGCAGAACATTCAGCTGACGATTGACAAAAATGTGCAGGATGCCTTGTACAACCAGCTGAAAAACGATGCCGGTTCGGGCGTAGCCATTGATCCGAAAACCGGCGATATTCTCGGCCTGGTCAGCGCCCCTTCGTACGACCCGAACGCTTTTGCGCTGGGCATGTCGTCCAGCGATTATAACAAACTGAGCAGCAATCCCAAACAGCCGCTTCTGAACCGCTTTACCGAGGCAACCGCGCCCGGATCGACGTTCAAGCCGGTCACAGCCGCCATCGCGCTGAGCCATCAGGCCATAAATCCGAATGCCAATGTGGCCATCAGCGGCACCCAATGGCAGCAGGACAAGTCCTGGGGCAATTATTATGTCACACGAGTGGATCATGCACCCAGTGTCAATCTTGAATCCGCGCTCTATCGGTCGGACAATATTTATTTCGCACAGACTGCGCTTAAGATTGGCGGTACGACTTTTGCCAACGACAGCAAAAAATTCGGGTTTGGCGAGGCTCTGCCGATTCCTTATCCCATGCAGCCATCGACCATTTCCAATAATGGAAAACTCGACAGTGCGATGCTGCTGGCCAATTCCGGTTACGGGCAGGGACAGGTCACTGTAAATCCGCTGCATCTGTCTCTGATCTATTCGGCATTTGTCAATAACGGCAGCATGATCATGCCGCGGCTAATCAAAACAAATGCTGCCCCAACCATGTGGAAGAAGAATGTGATGTCTCCTGAGACCGCTCAGCTGCTGAGCAATGATCTGGCCCAGGTTGTCGACAATCCCGCCGGGACAGCTTACAACGCCCGGATTAACGGGCTTCCGCTCGCCGGGAAAACCGGCACAGCCGAATTCAAGCAAACACAAGGTACAACCGGCCGGGAAAACGGCTGGTTCGTCGCTTACAATACGAATAACCCTCAATTACTTGTGACCATGATGGTCGAAAACACGCAGAAATTAGGCGGCAGCGACTACGTCACACCGAAAGTTAAAACAGTTTTTCAGCAAATACTGCACAAATAA
- a CDS encoding bifunctional metallophosphatase/5'-nucleotidase, with the protein MDTMKLVILETSDVHGSIYPINYADNSYREVGVGKVATLIRRERAACPDCLLVDNGDMIQGTPLLYYYARFDQRRPNPMAVLDNRLGYDCAVFGNHEFNFGREATEHAVHDSKFPWLAANILNTKTGKPYFGKPYIIKTYEPGFRVAVLGLITKYIPIWEKPENITGMYFADPVETAKEWVPYLKGKERADIVVISYHGGFERDLETGEPTEMLTGENQGYQLCMEVSDLDVLLSGHQHRRISGAEIHGVTVVQPGCNGAYLGKVTLDLKKDGVHWTVSGKKSELLPVNGIVEDRELLKLTDHYEKDAQDWLDRPLGRIDGDMLVRDPMEVRMQEHPLIEFINRMQMKASGVDISLTALFNNESPGLPVNVSMRDIVSNYIYPNTLKVIRISGGDMLEALERSASFFKRYTGGPVEVSDTFTTPKPQYYNYDMWEGINYMIDLSKPVGSRIIKLEYHGDPVAMDGQYDVVMNNYRSSGGGDYLMFRNKPVVKDVPVDVTEIMANEIIEKKVIKAEVNNNWKLIC; encoded by the coding sequence ATGGATACAATGAAACTAGTCATTCTTGAAACTAGCGATGTTCACGGAAGCATTTATCCGATCAATTACGCGGATAACAGTTATCGTGAGGTCGGTGTTGGAAAAGTCGCGACACTGATCCGCCGTGAAAGAGCTGCATGCCCGGACTGCCTTTTGGTTGATAACGGAGACATGATTCAGGGAACACCGCTGCTCTATTATTATGCACGTTTTGATCAGCGGCGGCCGAATCCGATGGCGGTGCTCGATAACCGGCTCGGCTACGATTGCGCCGTGTTCGGCAACCATGAATTTAACTTTGGGCGGGAGGCTACGGAACATGCGGTGCATGATTCCAAATTTCCGTGGCTCGCAGCCAATATACTCAACACAAAAACGGGTAAACCCTATTTCGGTAAACCCTATATCATTAAAACTTATGAACCGGGGTTTCGCGTCGCGGTGCTTGGGCTGATCACAAAATACATACCAATCTGGGAAAAGCCGGAAAATATTACAGGCATGTACTTTGCGGATCCCGTCGAAACGGCAAAAGAATGGGTTCCGTATCTGAAGGGCAAGGAGAGAGCAGACATCGTTGTGATTTCTTACCATGGCGGTTTCGAACGTGATCTTGAAACAGGTGAACCGACCGAAATGCTGACTGGAGAGAACCAGGGCTATCAGCTTTGCATGGAGGTGTCCGATCTGGATGTGCTTCTCTCCGGCCATCAGCATCGGAGAATCAGCGGAGCGGAAATCCACGGTGTGACGGTCGTCCAGCCGGGCTGCAATGGGGCCTATTTAGGAAAAGTGACGCTGGATCTGAAAAAAGACGGTGTTCACTGGACGGTGAGCGGGAAAAAATCAGAACTGCTGCCGGTCAACGGAATTGTCGAAGACAGGGAACTGCTCAAGCTGACGGATCACTATGAGAAAGATGCCCAGGACTGGCTTGATCGTCCGCTGGGCAGGATTGACGGTGATATGCTGGTGCGGGATCCGATGGAAGTGCGCATGCAGGAACATCCGCTGATCGAGTTCATCAATCGAATGCAAATGAAGGCTTCAGGGGTGGATATATCGTTAACGGCGCTGTTTAATAATGAATCACCGGGACTCCCGGTGAACGTATCAATGCGCGATATTGTGTCGAATTATATTTATCCGAACACGCTGAAAGTAATCCGCATCAGCGGTGGCGACATGCTTGAAGCGCTTGAACGGTCGGCGTCTTTCTTTAAGCGTTACACAGGTGGTCCCGTTGAAGTCAGCGACACCTTTACGACGCCGAAACCGCAGTACTACAATTATGATATGTGGGAAGGCATTAACTATATGATTGACCTATCGAAACCTGTCGGCAGCCGGATTATAAAACTCGAATACCATGGTGATCCGGTAGCGATGGACGGGCAGTATGATGTGGTAATGAACAACTACCGTTCGAGCGGCGGGGGTGATTACCT